GGCAGTTCATGGCCATGCGGGTAGAATCGCGCCCATCAGAACGAGTTCCCACCCCATGCGCGGACGCGACGAAGAAACCGGCGAATTCCTTTCCCCCAGCCGCAGCGAGCAGCGCCGCCAGGCGCTGGGCGTGCTGGAACTGGCGGAGAAGCTGGCCAGCCTGACCCCGACCCAGCTGTCGAAGCTGCCGATCCCGGAGGACCTGCTGCCGCACCTGGAGCAGACCCGGAAGATCACCGCCCACGTCGCCCGCAAGCGCCAGCTGGCCTTCCTGGCCAAGCAGATGCGGCGCCAGGACGAATCCGCGCTGGACGCGATCCGCGACGCGCTGGACGAGGACGGCGTGGCCGCGCGCCGCGAGGTGGCGCTGATGCACCGGGTGGAGACCTGGCGCGAGCGCCTGCTCGAGGAAGGCGATGCCGCCCTGGGCCAGCTGCTGGACGAGCATCCGCATGCGGACCGCCAGCACCTGCGCCAGCTGGTGCGCAGCACCCTGGAGGAGCGCAAGCGCAACAAGCCGCCGCGCGCCTTCCGCGAGCTGTTCCGCGAACTGAGGGCGCTGCTGGCCGGTGGCGCCGCTGCCGCCGGCACGCCGGCCGATGCCGGCGCCGCCGACGCGGAGTTCGACTTCGACGCCGGCGAGGACTTCGGGTCCGACGAGGACTGAGTTCCGCGGGCCGCGCATGCTCCGCGGCCCTGCTGGCAGGGCGAGGCTCACGCCGCGCCCTCCGGCTTCACCGCCTCAGGCACGCGTGCCGCCCACGGTCAGCCCATCGATCAGCAGCGAGGGCTGGCCGACGCCAACCGGCACGCTCTGGCCGTCCTTGCCGCAGATGCCCACGCCCTCGTCCAGGGCCAGGTCGTGGCCGACCATGCGCACCTTCTGCATGGTTTCCGGGCCGTTGCCGATCAGGGTCGCGCCCTTCACCGGGGCGGTGATTTTCCCGTCCTCGATCAGGTAGGCCTCGGTCGCGGAGAACACGTACTTGCCGCTGGTGATGTCCACCTGGCCGCCGCCGAAGTTGACCGCGTACAGGCCCTTCTTCACCGAGGCGATCATCTCCTGCGGGTCGTGCTGGCCGGCGAGCATGTAGGTGTTGGTCATGCGCGGCATCACCAGGTGCGCGAACGACTCGCGGCGGCCGTTGCCGGTCGGGGCCATGCCCATCAGCCGCGCGTTGAGCGAGTCCTGCATGTAGCCGACCAGCACGCCGTCCTCGATCAGGGTGGTGCAGCGGGTCGGCTCGCCCTCGTCGTCGATGTTGAGCGAGCCGCGGCGGCCGGCCAGGGTGCCGTCGTCGACGATGGTCACGCCCGGGGCGGCCACGCGCTGGCCGATGCGGCCGGCGTAGGTCGAGGTGCCCTTGCGGTTGAAGTCGCCTTCCAGGCCGTGGCCGACCGCCTCGTGCAGCAGCACGCCCGGCCAGCCGGCGCCGAGCACCACCGGCATGGTGCCGGCGGGCGCGTCGATCGCGTCCAGGTTCACCAGCGCCTGGCGCAGGGCCTCGCGCGCCAGCCGCTCGGGGCGGCCGCCGGAGAACAGTTCCTCGTACGAATAGCGTCCGCCACCGCCGGCATAGCCGGACTCGCGGCGGCCGTTGTGCTCGACGATCACCTGCACGTTGAGCCGCACCAGCGGGCGCACGTCGGCGGCCAGCACGCCGTCGCTGCGCGCCACCAGCACCGTGTCCACGCCGGCCGAGAGGCTGGCGCTGACCTGCTGCACGCGCGGGTCGGCGGCGCGCAGCAGCCGGTCCAGCGAGCGCAGCAGCTCGACCTTGTCCTCGTTGCGCATGCCGTCGACCGGATCGACCGCCGGATACAGGTCGTGGCCGCCGCTGCGCACCAGCTGGCGCGGCGCATGGGCGCGGCCGTCGCGGGCGATCGCCCGGGCCGAACCGGCGGCCAGGCGCAGGGCCTCGGCGTTGATGTCGTCCGAATAGGCGAAGCCGGTCTTCTCCCCGGAGATCGCGCGCACGCCCACGCCCTGCTCGATCGAGTGGGCGCCGTCCTTGACGATGCCGTCCTCCACCGACCAGCTCTCGCGGCGGCTGTGCTGGAAGTACAGGTCGCCGAAATCGATGCCCGGTCCCAGCAGGGTGCCGAATGCATGGTCTAGGGCGGCAGGATCCAGCCCGCCGGGCTGGAGCAGGCGGGACTGGGCGAGGCTGAGGGAGGTGTCGGTCATTTTCACTGGATGGGGTCGGCCGCCGGGCAAGGCAAGCCGGGCCGCCTATGATGACAGCAAGCCCATGCAAGGCCGATGCACGGCCGCAGACCACATCCATCACCGATGAAACTGACCGCCCACGTGCTCGACGGCCACACCCTGGACATCCGCCCCGCGCCGCTGGAGCGCGACTGGATGGACGCCACCGCCCAACGCTACGCCTACCGCTGCCTGCCGCTGGACATGGCCAACGCCCTGGGCTGGGAACTGCTGTGCCAGAGCGGCTTCAGCGCCAGCTGGAATGGCGGCGACGGGCTGGATGACCTGGCCATCGTCGCCGACCCGGGCACCCGGGCGCCGGCGGTCAGCCATTTCGGCCATGGCGTGCTGACCTTCCATATCCCCTGCCTGTTCCGCACCGACCCACGGGTCGAGCTGCTGGTCGGCGGGCCGGTCAACCGGCCGAAGGACGGCATCGCCGGGCTCACCGGCCTGGTCGAGACCGACTGGAGCCCCTACGCCTTCACCATGAACTGGCGTTTCACCCGTCCGTGCACGGTGCGCTTCGAGGCCGGCGAGCCGTTCGCCCATCTGTTGCCGCTGCAGGCCACCCTGCTGGACCAGGTCGAGGCCTGCTGGAAGCCGCTGTCGGAGACGCCGGAGCTGGAGGCCGAATACCTGCGCTGGACCGAAAGCCGCGAGCACTTCCTGCGCACCTTGCACGACCCGGCCTCTCAGGCCGCACGCGAACAGTGGCAGCGCAGCTACTTCCGCGGGGTGGATACCGGCGGCTGCCCCGCCCCGCGCCACCGCACCAAGCTGCGGCTGCCAATGTTCAACCGCGGCGGGTAGTCGCCCGGCACCCGGGAGCGGGAGCGCGCGATCGCTGCCGCGCTCAGCGCGCGGCCTGCGGCTCCGTGGCGTCCGGCGCGCGGTGCTGGCGCGCCGGTGCGGGCTCGGTCGTCGCGGGCTGCACCGCCGGTACGGTCTCGCGCTCGACCACCTCCACCTTCGGCTCCTTCCACGGACCACTGACGTGGTAGGTGCGCGCGGCGATCCCGCCCAGCGGACGAGCCAGCACCGCGTTGGCGGCCGCGCCCACCGCCGCGCCCACCGGGCCGCCGGCGACCGCGCCGACCACGGCCAGCAGGTTGCCGGACTTGGGCTGGACGTCGATGGTCTGGTCGAACTGCTGGGCGACCAGGTCGGTGCGGCCGCGGATGCGGATCTCCGCCGCCGGGCCGTCGATCAGCATGTCCGGGGTGCCGGCGATGCCCTGCCCCACCTGCACCTGGCCTGCGAGCCGGTTGAAAGCCAGGCCGCGGGAGAAGAAATCGCGGAAGTCGAGCATCAGGCGCCGCGGCAGCTGGGCCACGCTCAGCAGGCCGAGCACGCGGCCGGCGCCGGGCTCGACTTCCAGCAGCTGCCCGTTGCGCGCGTCGATCCGCAGGCTGCCTTCCAGCGCACCGAGCTGGAAACCCGCCGGCGAGCCGGGCCAGGCGGCCTGCAGGTGGATGGTGCCCTCGCCACGGGCGAGGAAGTCGGCATAGCCCAGGGCGGAGACCAGGCGGCCCATGTCCTCGCTGCGCACGTCCATGTCCAGGCGGGTGCGGGCCTGGTCGCCGCGGCCGCTCCACTCGCCGGTGACGTCGGCCTGCTGCCAGTCCGAACGCAGCTGCAGGCTTTCCAGCAGCAGGCCATCGTCGCTGGGACGCGTGCGCAGGCGCGCGGTGCCCAGCTTCGCGCCGCGGAAGCGCAGGTCGTCGATATCCAGCGACAGCGGCGGGATCGCGGCGGGGTCGAAGCTCTCGACGGTCTGCGGCGCAGGTGGCGCGGGCAGGTCGGTGGTCGCGGCCATCCCCGTGGCCGGCTGCGATGCGACCTCGTTTCCGACCGTGGTGGCGGGCGCCACGGTGGCCGCAACTTCCGGGCGCGCGGTCGGCGCCGGGCTGGCCGCGCCCTCGGCGCGCGGTTCGGGCTGCCAGTGCAGGCGGGTGAAGTGGCCTTCCACCGCCGCGCCCTTGGCATCGGGCACCTGCAGGGTGCCGGCCAGGCCGGGACCGTCGACCTCGACCGCCAGCGCGCCGTGTACCGGGCGCAGCTGCAGCCGCGCCTGCGGGAACTGCCCGCCGAGCAGGTGCAGGCGCTCGGCCAGCACGTCGACCCGGCGCAGCGGCAGGTCGCCATCGCCGCCGCCACGGGCCAGGCCGATCCACTCCAGCGCGTCCAGCTCGCCGGTGCGGCCGCCGATCACCATGCCGCTGGCAGGCGGCTCGCCGGCCACGGTGCCGCTGCCCAGGGTGACCTGCACGCCAGTGGCGCCGTTCTGCTGCCGTGCGCGCAGGGCCAGGCGCTCGCCGAAGCCGACGTCGATCGGGCCGCTGCCGAACGGCAGGCCCAGCTGCACCTTCGTCGGCAGCACGCCGGCGGCCGGCTTGGCCAGCGGCGCGGGGAAATCCAGGGCGGTGCCGGCCAGGTCGGTATCCAGCTGCAGCCGCGCCGCGGGGCTGCCGGCGGGGACGCTGGCGGGCACGGCCAGGCCCAGGGTCCACTGCGAGCGGCCATTGACGTAGGGACGCATCCAGTCCAGCTCGGGCGCGCGCGCCATCAGGCGCGAGGCGTCCATCGGCGCGTCCAGCGCGGCCTCGAACACCTGCGCCGGGTCCTGCACGTGGCCGCGCCCGGCGCGCAGCGACAGGCGCCCCGGCTGGCCATCCCAGGACACGGCCAGGTCGGCTGCGCTGAAGCCGTTGCCGTCGTAGCGGACCCCGCCGCGCACCGCGTCGAAGGCCAGGTCCCAGCGCTTCTCGACCAGGCGCACGCCGCCGAGGTCGACGTTGCCCGACACGCGTCCTGGCTGGCCGTCGCTGAGCGGCAGGTTGAGCGCGAAGTCCGCGCGCGCCGGGCCGCTGGCCTGCAGGTTGTCCAGGGTCTCGGCCTGGTCCTCGTACAG
This genomic interval from Pseudoxanthomonas suwonensis 11-1 contains the following:
- a CDS encoding DUF6065 family protein, which translates into the protein MKLTAHVLDGHTLDIRPAPLERDWMDATAQRYAYRCLPLDMANALGWELLCQSGFSASWNGGDGLDDLAIVADPGTRAPAVSHFGHGVLTFHIPCLFRTDPRVELLVGGPVNRPKDGIAGLTGLVETDWSPYAFTMNWRFTRPCTVRFEAGEPFAHLLPLQATLLDQVEACWKPLSETPELEAEYLRWTESREHFLRTLHDPASQAAREQWQRSYFRGVDTGGCPAPRHRTKLRLPMFNRGG
- the tldD gene encoding metalloprotease TldD, with product MTDTSLSLAQSRLLQPGGLDPAALDHAFGTLLGPGIDFGDLYFQHSRRESWSVEDGIVKDGAHSIEQGVGVRAISGEKTGFAYSDDINAEALRLAAGSARAIARDGRAHAPRQLVRSGGHDLYPAVDPVDGMRNEDKVELLRSLDRLLRAADPRVQQVSASLSAGVDTVLVARSDGVLAADVRPLVRLNVQVIVEHNGRRESGYAGGGGRYSYEELFSGGRPERLAREALRQALVNLDAIDAPAGTMPVVLGAGWPGVLLHEAVGHGLEGDFNRKGTSTYAGRIGQRVAAPGVTIVDDGTLAGRRGSLNIDDEGEPTRCTTLIEDGVLVGYMQDSLNARLMGMAPTGNGRRESFAHLVMPRMTNTYMLAGQHDPQEMIASVKKGLYAVNFGGGQVDITSGKYVFSATEAYLIEDGKITAPVKGATLIGNGPETMQKVRMVGHDLALDEGVGICGKDGQSVPVGVGQPSLLIDGLTVGGTRA
- the yjgA gene encoding ribosome biogenesis factor YjgA — encoded protein: MRGRDEETGEFLSPSRSEQRRQALGVLELAEKLASLTPTQLSKLPIPEDLLPHLEQTRKITAHVARKRQLAFLAKQMRRQDESALDAIRDALDEDGVAARREVALMHRVETWRERLLEEGDAALGQLLDEHPHADRQHLRQLVRSTLEERKRNKPPRAFRELFRELRALLAGGAAAAGTPADAGAADAEFDFDAGEDFGSDED
- a CDS encoding YhdP family protein; this encodes MTVPLRHRLRHARRWAGYSVAVALIAVALVVGAASQLLPLAERHPDRVAALLSEKAGRPVAFDQVRTRWTRRGPLLQLDGLRIGGGPGADGGGVQVGQAEVLVSLYAGLLPGRSFTELRLRGPALTLRREDDGRWAIRGLPLADDAPQADPLQHLEGLGELQVIGGRLDIDAPQIGLQARIPRIDLRLRVDQSQVRAGARGWIDADGQPLSLALDFDRSRGDGRVYVDLDAASLSAWAPLLEPTGITPQGGSGRIQAWAELRGRRVVLATTRFELRGLDLAGAPLEGRGRPRQQLPGLSGHVIWRLVAGGWRLDAPRLQLQSPGSSQTLDGLLLAAGEQYAFRIDDMELSPLLALAALSDRLPAAHRAWLLDAAPHARLTGIELAGQRGGPLRLQGRLEGVGFAPVNGAPGLEGLAGAFEGDGEGVHLALDPGTPLRVDWPGGFGVAHDVRLDGHVLAWREGAGWQVGTPDLAIRASDYGARVRGGMHFQGDGTRPWMDVAAELDDAAVPAAKKFWLRQSMPPAAVQWLDMALEDGVVRDGRALVAGDLDDWPFVHDNGLFDARGRIEDGRFRFQAEWPALESTRADVAFVGNGFQVRGSGELAGVPVERFEAGIADYGDAPLLVRATARGDAGSFVELLRNSPLYEDQAETLDNLQASGPARADFALNLPLSDGQPGRVSGNVDLGGVRLVEKRWDLAFDAVRGGVRYDGNGFSAADLAVSWDGQPGRLSLRAGRGHVQDPAQVFEAALDAPMDASRLMARAPELDWMRPYVNGRSQWTLGLAVPASVPAGSPAARLQLDTDLAGTALDFPAPLAKPAAGVLPTKVQLGLPFGSGPIDVGFGERLALRARQQNGATGVQVTLGSGTVAGEPPASGMVIGGRTGELDALEWIGLARGGGDGDLPLRRVDVLAERLHLLGGQFPQARLQLRPVHGALAVEVDGPGLAGTLQVPDAKGAAVEGHFTRLHWQPEPRAEGAASPAPTARPEVAATVAPATTVGNEVASQPATGMAATTDLPAPPAPQTVESFDPAAIPPLSLDIDDLRFRGAKLGTARLRTRPSDDGLLLESLQLRSDWQQADVTGEWSGRGDQARTRLDMDVRSEDMGRLVSALGYADFLARGEGTIHLQAAWPGSPAGFQLGALEGSLRIDARNGQLLEVEPGAGRVLGLLSVAQLPRRLMLDFRDFFSRGLAFNRLAGQVQVGQGIAGTPDMLIDGPAAEIRIRGRTDLVAQQFDQTIDVQPKSGNLLAVVGAVAGGPVGAAVGAAANAVLARPLGGIAARTYHVSGPWKEPKVEVVERETVPAVQPATTEPAPARQHRAPDATEPQAAR